One part of the Olleya sp. YS genome encodes these proteins:
- a CDS encoding isoprenyl transferase has translation MDGNGRWAKQKGMMRAFGHESGTKSVRQTVEACAEIGIKHLTLYAFSTENWKRPKLEVDTLMKLLVSSLKKEINTLLDNNIRLNAIGNLTSLPKKVYRELQEVIDLTKENTHMDLTLALSYGSREELLNAVKEISTKVKNNIISTESIDESVFNAHLYTQSLPDVDLLIRTSGEQRISNFLLWQIAYAELYFTPVLWPDFTKQHLSEAIIEYQKRERRFGKTSEQIS, from the coding sequence ATGGATGGTAATGGTCGTTGGGCTAAACAAAAAGGTATGATGCGTGCTTTTGGTCATGAGAGTGGAACAAAATCTGTAAGACAAACCGTAGAGGCTTGTGCCGAAATCGGAATCAAGCATCTTACTTTATACGCCTTTTCAACAGAAAATTGGAAGCGTCCCAAATTAGAGGTGGATACGTTAATGAAGCTTTTAGTCTCATCTCTTAAAAAAGAAATTAACACACTTTTAGATAATAACATCAGGTTAAATGCAATAGGAAATTTAACATCATTGCCTAAAAAAGTGTACAGAGAATTGCAGGAAGTTATAGACTTAACCAAGGAAAACACGCATATGGACTTGACTTTAGCACTAAGTTATGGATCCAGAGAGGAACTATTAAATGCTGTTAAAGAAATTAGTACTAAAGTTAAAAATAATATAATTTCTACAGAAAGTATTGACGAATCGGTATTTAATGCACATCTTTACACGCAGAGTTTACCAGATGTAGATTTACTTATAAGAACTAGTGGAGAGCAACGTATAAGCAATTTTTTGTTGTGGCAAATAGCTTATGCAGAATTATACTTTACACCTGTTCTTTGGCCAGACTTTACAAAGCAACACTTAAGTGAAGCTATTATAGAATATCAAAAAAGAGAACGACGATTTGGGAAAACCAGTGAACAAATTAGCTAA
- a CDS encoding POTRA domain-containing protein produces the protein MKKVLQYSLIAITFFSALTINAQDLSYEDGKKYNLAEITVKGNTNFSEQTIITYSGLRKGDEIMIPGEEISNAIKKLWKSNLFSDIEVYLLKTEGDSAYLEIRLADLPELKDVTITGVKKGKQETIIKENKLLKGAKVTENLVTTTKNYLENKYKKNGFLNAKVKVNTTEVVTDSISKPLVNMTVNIDKGEKVKVKSIDFEGNSVLSDKKLRKAMKNTKQINPIRLLKRSKFIEADYKTDLSTIVDKYKEVGYRDARIVSDTLIINNNKTVSLQIEVEEGEKYTFGDITFIGNTVYTDEALKRLLRINKGDTYNGVELQKRIADNTKPDANDLTNLYQNNGYLFSTINPVEVNADGNVIDMEIRITEGKPVYFNKVTATGNEKTNDHVIYREIRTRPGDLYSKENVVRTIRELSQLGFFDAEQLTPNFKNPNPEEGTIDMEYALVEAGSSQIELQGGYGGGGFIGTLGLSFNNFSIKDIFKKDAYKPIPMGDGQRLSLRLQASRFFQTYSFSFSEPWLGGKKPVQFSTSISHTKQFLFNAQTRNADKDRRFNITGVTVGLAKRLSVPDDYFTLSQAISFQHYDLKNYNTGLFTFGDGYSNNLSYTLGLSRNNTFNDPIFPMGGSNFTATAKFSLPYSLFNDVDYSALSDERAQNQAIVNDASANVIVRTAASDRISEIDQQRFNWLEFYKIKFRGDWYTRLVDKLVLRPSVEFGFLGAYNQDRGIIPFERFFVGGDGLGALSLDGREAVALRGYPNQGLSTQDGGTIFNKFSLELRYPITLKQSAKIYALGFMEAGASYNNFRDYDPFALKRSAGFGIRIFMPAFGLLGIDFGHGFDALPGASVKNGWETHFIIGQQF, from the coding sequence TTGAAAAAAGTATTACAATACAGCTTAATAGCAATCACGTTTTTTAGTGCATTGACAATAAATGCGCAGGATTTAAGCTACGAAGACGGTAAAAAATATAATCTTGCCGAAATTACAGTTAAAGGAAACACAAACTTTAGTGAACAAACCATAATTACCTATTCTGGGCTAAGAAAAGGAGATGAAATTATGATTCCTGGTGAAGAGATTAGTAATGCCATAAAAAAACTTTGGAAATCTAATTTGTTTAGCGACATCGAAGTATACTTATTAAAAACTGAAGGTGATAGTGCTTATCTAGAAATAAGATTAGCAGATTTGCCAGAGTTAAAAGATGTGACTATTACTGGTGTAAAAAAAGGAAAGCAAGAAACTATTATTAAAGAAAACAAGCTTTTAAAAGGTGCTAAAGTAACAGAAAACTTAGTTACCACTACTAAAAATTACTTAGAGAATAAGTATAAGAAAAACGGGTTTTTAAATGCTAAAGTTAAAGTAAATACAACAGAAGTAGTTACTGACTCTATTAGTAAGCCTTTAGTTAACATGACGGTTAACATTGACAAAGGAGAAAAAGTAAAAGTAAAATCTATAGACTTTGAAGGTAATAGTGTTTTAAGTGATAAAAAACTTAGAAAAGCTATGAAAAATACCAAGCAGATAAATCCAATAAGACTTTTAAAGCGTTCCAAATTTATAGAAGCAGATTATAAAACGGATTTATCGACTATAGTAGACAAGTATAAAGAAGTTGGGTATAGAGACGCTAGAATTGTATCAGATACATTAATCATTAATAATAACAAAACAGTATCACTACAAATAGAAGTTGAAGAAGGTGAAAAATATACTTTTGGAGATATCACTTTTATAGGAAACACTGTATATACAGATGAAGCTTTAAAACGATTATTACGTATTAATAAAGGAGATACTTATAATGGTGTAGAGCTGCAAAAACGAATTGCTGATAATACAAAACCTGACGCCAACGATTTAACCAATTTATATCAAAATAATGGATATTTGTTTTCTACAATCAATCCAGTAGAAGTTAATGCAGATGGTAATGTCATTGATATGGAAATTAGAATTACCGAAGGTAAACCAGTATACTTCAACAAAGTAACAGCTACTGGAAATGAAAAAACTAATGATCATGTCATCTACAGAGAGATTAGAACAAGACCAGGAGATTTATACAGTAAGGAAAATGTTGTTAGAACCATTAGAGAATTAAGTCAATTAGGATTTTTTGATGCAGAGCAACTAACCCCTAACTTTAAAAACCCTAACCCAGAAGAAGGGACTATTGACATGGAGTATGCTTTAGTAGAAGCAGGATCAAGTCAGATTGAACTTCAAGGAGGTTATGGTGGTGGTGGATTTATTGGGACATTAGGATTGTCTTTTAATAACTTCTCTATTAAAGATATCTTCAAAAAAGACGCTTATAAACCAATTCCAATGGGAGATGGTCAAAGATTATCGTTACGTTTACAAGCCAGTCGTTTTTTTCAGACCTATAGTTTTTCATTCTCAGAACCTTGGTTAGGTGGTAAAAAACCAGTACAATTTTCGACCTCTATTTCTCATACTAAGCAATTTTTATTCAATGCGCAGACAAGGAATGCAGATAAAGATAGACGCTTCAATATTACTGGTGTTACCGTTGGTTTAGCTAAACGATTATCTGTACCAGATGATTATTTTACATTATCACAAGCTATTAGTTTTCAGCATTATGATTTAAAAAACTATAACACAGGATTATTTACGTTTGGAGATGGGTACTCAAATAACCTGTCTTATACCTTAGGATTAAGTAGAAACAATACGTTTAATGATCCAATATTCCCAATGGGAGGATCTAATTTTACAGCTACAGCAAAATTCTCTTTACCATATTCATTATTTAATGATGTAGACTATTCTGCTTTAAGCGATGAAAGAGCACAAAATCAAGCAATAGTTAATGATGCTAGTGCTAACGTTATTGTTAGAACAGCAGCATCAGATAGAATAAGTGAAATAGACCAACAACGATTCAACTGGTTAGAATTTTATAAAATTAAATTTAGAGGAGATTGGTATACAAGACTAGTAGACAAATTAGTATTAAGACCTAGTGTCGAATTCGGTTTTCTAGGTGCATATAACCAAGATAGAGGTATTATTCCTTTTGAGCGTTTCTTTGTTGGAGGAGATGGTTTGGGAGCTTTAAGTTTGGATGGTAGAGAAGCAGTAGCATTAAGAGGATATCCAAATCAAGGATTATCTACTCAAGATGGTGGAACTATTTTTAATAAATTTTCTTTGGAATTACGTTACCCAATTACATTAAAGCAATCTGCTAAGATTTATGCTTTAGGGTTTATGGAAGCTGGAGCATCTTACAATAACTTCAGAGATTATGATCCTTTTGCGTTAAAAAGATCTGCAGGTTTTGGTATTAGAATCTTTATGCCAGCGTTTGGGCTGTTAGGAATAGATTTTGGACACGGTTTCGATGCTTTACCAGGAGCTTCTGTTAAAAATGGTTGGGAAACGCATTTTATAATAGGACAACAGTTTTAA
- a CDS encoding NAD kinase has translation MVKVAVFSQFQKKKPLASLEVLLDVLKKQNIDVVIEADFYKGIASKIKKEYATFSKLDSTYDFLVSIGGDGTILRAITLVRDLNIPIVGINTGRLGFLATIQHEDIEAAIHSILDKKYTISERSLLTIESSEKNAEIESCNFALNEIAVSRKNTTSMITVETELNGEYLTSYWSDGLIISTPTGSTGYSLSCGGPVITPNASSLVLTPIAPHNLSARPLVIEDSTIITLKVSGREKKHLVSLDSRIATLSNKTTITIKKAPFTIKMIVLNNETFLDTLRKKLLWGEDKRN, from the coding sequence ATGGTAAAAGTCGCTGTTTTTAGTCAGTTTCAAAAGAAAAAACCATTAGCCTCCTTAGAGGTTCTTCTGGATGTGCTTAAAAAACAAAATATAGATGTTGTTATTGAAGCTGATTTTTATAAAGGCATTGCTTCAAAAATAAAAAAAGAATATGCCACTTTCTCAAAGCTAGATAGTACTTATGATTTTTTAGTTAGTATTGGTGGTGATGGTACAATATTAAGAGCTATAACTTTGGTTAGAGATTTAAATATTCCAATAGTTGGTATTAATACAGGACGTTTAGGGTTTTTAGCAACTATACAACATGAAGATATTGAGGCTGCTATTCATTCTATACTTGATAAAAAATATACTATTTCAGAACGTAGTTTATTAACCATTGAAAGTTCAGAAAAAAACGCAGAAATAGAAAGCTGTAATTTTGCATTAAATGAAATAGCAGTAAGCCGAAAAAATACGACCTCTATGATAACGGTTGAAACCGAGTTAAATGGTGAGTATTTAACATCTTATTGGAGTGATGGATTAATTATATCCACACCAACTGGGTCTACAGGGTATTCTTTAAGTTGTGGTGGACCAGTTATAACACCTAATGCGTCAAGCTTAGTATTAACACCAATTGCTCCACATAATTTAAGTGCAAGACCTTTGGTAATTGAAGATTCTACTATTATTACCTTAAAGGTAAGTGGTAGAGAAAAAAAGCATTTAGTGTCTTTGGATTCTAGAATTGCAACCTTGTCCAATAAAACAACAATTACTATAAAAAAAGCACCATTTACAATTAAAATGATTGTGCTAAACAACGAAACTTTTCTAGATACACTCCGAAAAAAACTACTTTGGGGAGAAGACAAACGTAATTAG
- a CDS encoding DUF6089 family protein, with translation MKQLTLVILTCLSLQFSTAQINEFGLYLGGSNFIGDVGATDYIAPKQLALGAIYKWNRSPRHSYRISLIFTELEGIDKNSDDPSRQIRGLEFNNQIIELSAGVEFTFFDFNLHQGGFVSTPYLYTGISATQHDNFYLNNAGTLVKEDTSSIAWGIPMVIGFKTSITPEIILAFEVGARYTFTDEIDGSVPDAEELASRSFGNLNNDDWYTFTGVTLTYTFGKNPCYCGF, from the coding sequence ATGAAGCAGTTAACACTAGTAATACTAACATGTTTAAGCCTACAATTTAGTACAGCACAAATCAACGAATTTGGGTTGTATTTAGGTGGTTCTAATTTTATTGGAGATGTTGGTGCTACAGACTATATTGCACCAAAGCAATTAGCTTTAGGTGCTATTTATAAATGGAATAGAAGCCCAAGACACTCTTACAGGATTTCTTTAATTTTTACCGAATTAGAAGGGATTGATAAAAATTCTGACGATCCAAGTAGACAAATTAGAGGCTTAGAGTTTAATAATCAAATTATAGAATTATCTGCTGGTGTAGAATTTACTTTTTTCGATTTTAATTTACATCAAGGCGGATTTGTATCTACACCATACCTATATACAGGTATTAGCGCTACCCAGCACGATAATTTTTATTTAAATAATGCTGGTACACTAGTAAAAGAAGATACGTCAAGCATTGCTTGGGGTATTCCGATGGTCATTGGATTTAAAACATCTATAACACCAGAAATTATTTTGGCTTTTGAAGTTGGCGCACGTTATACTTTTACAGATGAAATAGATGGTAGTGTTCCAGACGCAGAAGAGCTAGCAAGCAGAAGTTTTGGAAACTTAAATAATGACGATTGGTACACTTTTACAGGTGTTACCTTAACTTACACTTTTGGGAAAAACCCATGTTATTGCGGATTTTAA